GACCGATTCTGTCCTCTATTTCTCCTAGCCTGCGACGTGCACGCCTCCAGCACAGCCAAGGAGATTCCCATGGACTTCGTCTCGATCCGCATCATCACCGGCGACGTAGCGCGCCTCGTCGAGTTCTACGAGCGAGCCACAGGGGCGCGGGCCACGTGGGCCACCGAGGACTTCGCCGAACTCAGGACCGCGGGCGCCACCCTCGCGATCGCCGGCACCCGCACGGTCCCCCTGTTCGCTCCGGGCTCCGCCCGCCCTGCGGACAACCACAGCGTGATCACCGAGTTCCTCGTCGACGACGTGGACCGCGTGCACCGGAACCTGACCGGCTTCGTCACCGACTTCGTGAACGAGCCCACCACGATGCCCTGGGGCAACCGGTCGCTGCTGTTCCGCGACCCCGACGGCAACCTCGTCAACTTCTTCACCCCCGTCACCCCGGCTGCTGTCGAAAAGTTCGCACGCTGACGCCAGGCACTGCCGCTCATGCGGGCCCTGAGACGCCACACCTAGGCGATCAGCTCCCCCTCGATGACCGTCACCGCCCGGCCGCTCAGCAGGGTGCGGTCGCCGCGGACCTCCGTGCGGACGCGGCCGGAGCGACGGGAGGCCTGGAGGCCGGTGAGGCCGGTCCGGCCGAGGCGCTCGGACCAGTAGAGCGCGAGGGCCGTGTGGGCGCTGCCGGTGACCGGGTCCTCGTCGATGCCGACGTTCGGGAAGAAGCAACGGGAGACGAAGTCGTAGCCCCGCTCGGGGTCCTCGGCGCGGGCGGTGGCGATGATGCCGCGCGACGAGTGGGCGCCGAGCGCCTTGAGGTCCGGCGTCAGGCCCAGGACCGTCTTCTCGTCGGCGAGTTCCAGGAGCAGGTCGCCGATGTTCGGGCCGGTGTCGAAGGCGCTGAGCGGCTCGGCACCGAGAGCTTCGGCGACGCCCTCCGGGGCCTCGACCCGGGTGAGCGGGGCGGTCGGGAAGTCCAGCGTGATCGACCCGTCCGCGCCGGGCGTGGCGACGAGTACGCCGCTGAGGGTGTCGAACCGCACGGGCCCTTCGTGGGCGCCGGTGCTGTGCAGCACATGGGCCGTGGCGAGCGTGGCGTGCCCGCACATCGTCACCTCGGTGACCGGTGTGAACCACCGCAGCGCCCAGTCGGCCTCGCCGCCCTCGGGCAGCGGGTGCGCGAACGCCGTCTCGGCGTGGTTGACCTCCATGGCCACGTTCTGGAGCCAGTCGTCCTCCGGGAACGCGTCGAGAAGGAGCACCCCCGCCGGGTTGCCGGCGAAGGGACGGTCGGAGAAGGCGTCGACGATTCGAATCCGCATGACGCCGACCGTAGGGGGTGCCCCGACGCTACGGCCAAGGCCAATTCGGGGGTGCTGGACCGATCTCGCGCGCCCCGTGCTCGACCGGTGGGTCAGGTGTTGATGGTGGTGACCGGGTCGACGCCGTAGGTCCGGGCGTAGCCGTTCTCGGTGCCGACGAGGAGGTCGACGACCTCGAAGTAGCGGTCCCAGAACGGGGTTTCGCGCAGCGCGTCGATCAGGAGCTGGTACGCGCCGTGGTCGTCCGCCTCCCAGACCCAGATGTCGGTGACGCGCGTGGAGTAGAACTCCGTGTCGTAGAAGCGGGACCGGACACCGGACGTCCTGGACTTGATCGTGGGGACGACCTGGGTGGTGAAGGCCTCCACCCGTTCCTGGACGGTCAGGGCCAGCCATTCGGGTGTGGTCTTGACGAGCATGAACGCCGTGACCGGCGTCTTGGTTGCCTCGACGGGCATGGGAGTGCCTTTCTCGGAATGTCGGAACAGGGCCCGGCACTTGGGCGCCGGGTCCGGATGACGGCCCGGAGCGGTGTCCGGAGCGGGGGCAGAAGCGGTGTCAGGAGCTGGGTCAGGTGAGCACTGCCGGCTTGAGCACCTGGACGCACCACTGCTCGAAGGTCGTGGGGGAGGAGGACTCGTCGGTGCGGGGCACTCCGGCGTCCAGTCCGTCGTCCAGTCCGTCGTCCTTGGCCCGCTTCATGTCCACGATGCCCTGGACGAAGGCCGCGTCGAGGCCGTGGCCGACGAGGGCGGCGTACAGGTCGTCGTGGGACTGGCGCTCGTAGCGGACGGGCCGTCCGAGCTGCTCGGTCATGATGCGGGCCAGGTCGGCGGGGGACAGGTCCCGCGGTCCGAGGACGGGGACGCTGCCGGCGCCGGTCCAGGTGCGGTCCAGGAGCAGGGCCGCGGCCGCGGCGGCGATGTCGGCGACGGCCACCATCGGCGCCCTGCGGTCCGCGTCGACCAGGTCGGTGAAGACGCCGTTCTCCCGGATCGAGTCGGCCTCCTCCAGGAGGTTCTCGAAGAACGACGGGCAGGCCAGGGCTCGGTGGGCCACACCGGTGGAGGCGATGAGGTCGTCCATCGCGAGGGACGCGGTCACGAGACCGGCGCGGTCGGCGACCGGTGTGCCACGGCCGAGCGCGGAGACCCCCACGACGTGGCCGACGCCGTGAGCGGCGAGTGCCTGCGCGGCGGGACGGGTGAAACCGCTGTAGGCCGCCTCAGGGGTCAGGGAGGAGTCCGGGGGGACGAGCCAGAAGACGGCGTCCGCGCCCGCGAAGGCACGGTCGACGACCTCGGGGTCGCCGTGCGAGCCGGTGATCACCTCGACGCGTTCTCGTACTTCGTCGGGGAGCCGTGCCGGATCGCGCACGACCACGCGCAGGCCCTCCTCGGCCGGAGCGGATCGAAGGAGCCGGGAAAGCAGGTGGCTGCCGATGTTCCCGGTGGGTGCAGTGATGACGATCATGAAGACCTCTCGGACGGGGCCGGATCGGAACACCCACATCCTGCGAAGCCGCCGGACATTGCCACAATGGGAACTTCAGCACCCAATCATTGCCCGAGGTGGAATTATGCAGCTCAAAGGCGGTTCGGAGCCGGTTCTCGACGCCAATCTCGCCATCGCGCTGGACGCTCTGCTGGCCGAGGAGAGCGTCACGCGTGCCGCCGCCCGCCTGCACACGTCCCCGGCGGCCATGAGCCGCACCCTCGGCCGCCTCCGGCGCATCCTCGGGGACCCGCTCCTGGTCCGGGCCGGACAGGCGATGGTCCCCACCCCGCGGGCCCTGGCCCTGCGCGAGGAAGCCGCCGCGGTGGTCCGCCGCATCACGGTGCTGCTCACTCCCGACACCGCGGTCGACCCGGCCACCCTGAACCGCACCTTCACCGTTCAGGCCGCCGATCTGGTCGGCGCCGCGCTGGCCCCCGCACTGCTCGAACTGGCCCGTCGGGAGGCGCCGGGCGTCTCTCTGCGGATGCGGGCCGAGGAGCTGGAGGCGGGGCCCGCGCTCCGTGACGGCCGGATCGACCTGGAGATCGGATCCATCGACCATGCCGACCCCGAGACCCACGTCGAGGAACTGGTGTCTCTGCGGATGGCGGCGGCCGTCCGCCCCGGCCACCCTCTGACCCGGAAGCCCCTGACGCCGGCCCGGCTCGCTGCCGCCGAACATGTGGTGGTCAGCCGCCGTGGCCGTTTCACCGGCCCGCTGGACACCGCACTGGCCGAACAGGGCCTGGAACGACGCGTGAGTGCCGTCCTTCCGAGCCACCTGGCCGCGATGACCCTCGCGGCCGTCAGCGACGTCGTCTGCCTCGTCCCCGCGGCCCCCGACGGAGCGGCCCCCTCACCCCTGACCGCCCCCGCCTCCGTCTTCGGCCTGCACCTGCTCGACATCCCCCTGCCCCTGCCGCCCCTGACCATCGGCATGGCCTGGCACCCCCGCCACGCGGCCGACGGCGCCCACCACTGGCTCCGCACAGCGGTCCGCCGGATCCTCCGCACACCCGGGAACCCGGCCTGACAGCACGGGCGGATCCGGCTCCGCCCGGACGGTCGGGCTCTTGGCGTGCGAGTTCGTCCGAGTTCGGCCGGGCCTTGTCATCCGATCGGTTCCGATATATCGTTGACGCATCGCGACAGATCAACGATGGAATGGAGTGATTGCGATGCGTTCCCATGGATTCGAGCGTGGGCATGGTGGACACGGTCATCACGGCGGGCGGGGCGGCTTCGAGCAGCTGCGCGGCGCCTTCGGGCCCTTCGGTCCGGGTGGCGGTGGCCCCGGTTTCGGTGGACCTGGATTCGGTCCCGGTCCCTGGGGGCCGCGGGGTCGAGGAGGGCCTCGAGGGAGGGCGCGGCGCGGTGACGTACGGGCATCGATCCTCGCCCTGCTGAAGGACCGCCCCATGCACGGCTACGAGATGATCCAGGAGATCGCCGAGCGCAGCGGCGGGGCGTGGAAGCCCAGCCCCGGCTCGGTGTACCCCACCCTCCAGCTGCTGGAGGACGAGGGGCTGATCGCCAGTGAGACCGAGGGCGGCAAGAAGCTGTTCTCGCTCACCGAGGCGGGCCGCGAGGCGGCCGAGGCCGGCCCCGAAGCGCCCTGGGAGGAAGCCTCCCGCGGCGTCGACTGGGAAGCCCTCGGCGAGATCCGTCAGGCCGGATTCGGACTGATGGAAGCCTTCGGGCAGGTCTGGAAGACAGGCAGCAAGGACCAGCGCGACAAGGCGCTGACCGTCATCAACGACGCCCGCAAGAAGCTGTACCTGATCCTCGCCGACGAGGACTGAGAAGCACCGGCGGCCTCCCCGCCGTAGGTGAAGGCGCCCCGTGGAGCGATCCGCGGGGCGCCTTCGTGCGTGTGGGCAAGGCCGCTCAGGTCACCAGGCCCGCCAGCTTGCGCAGCGACTCGTCCAGCGCCGCCGTCGCCGAGTCCTTCAGCTTGCCCGCCATCAACGACACCGCCGCGCCCGTGAACTCCCCGTCGATGCGGACCGTCGTCGCGGCGTCGCCGTCCGGGGTGAGGGTGTAGCGCGTGGCCACGGTCACCGCCATCGGGCCCTTGCCGCGGATCGCGAGCACCCGCGCCGGCTCCAGTTCCTCGATGGTCCACTCGACCTCGGCCGGGAACCCCATCAGCTTCATGTTCTCCTGGAAGGTCCCGCCTACTTCGAGGGCCGCCGGGCCGCCGCTCGGGAAGCTGGTGTGGGTCGCGTTCCACTGGCCGTACGCCGACCAGTCCGTCAGCTGTGCCCAGACCTTCTCGGCCGGCGCCTCGATACGTGCCTCCGCGCTGACTTCGGCCATGCGACCACCCCTTCGTCTCGGGCTACGGTGTCGCGGAACGTAGCCGTGGGGGCCCGAACATTCAATACTGATGAACCGTCAGGAATTGTGGAGGTGCGGTCCTGTTCCGGGCGCGGGCCGCGCGGGCTCAGCTCACGAGCCGTATCACCGCCGCGTCGAACAGGTCCCACGCCCGCGGCAGCGCGCTCTCCTCGTGGCAGTGCCACGCCTCCCAGAACAGGTCGGCGAGCAGGGCGTCCTCCGGGGCGTACACCCGGTAGACGTACTGTCTGCCGTCGACGGCAGACAGCGCCACCAGCCAGCACCTCTCCATGTCCCTGTGGGACGTGGCACGGAGCGCCCCGGTTGCGTGCAGGGCGCACTGCAAGGCGGCGCGCGCCCCCGACGGCTTTTCGGCGTGATCTCATCCGTAAGGAGGAGATTTCGGCCGTCGGAGTCCACTCTGTGTGGGACGCGAAAATGCTTCCCCTCGGCGATGACTCGGCTCGATGTGGCT
The DNA window shown above is from Streptomyces chartreusis and carries:
- a CDS encoding VOC family protein, which translates into the protein MDFVSIRIITGDVARLVEFYERATGARATWATEDFAELRTAGATLAIAGTRTVPLFAPGSARPADNHSVITEFLVDDVDRVHRNLTGFVTDFVNEPTTMPWGNRSLLFRDPDGNLVNFFTPVTPAAVEKFAR
- a CDS encoding PhzF family phenazine biosynthesis protein, yielding MRIRIVDAFSDRPFAGNPAGVLLLDAFPEDDWLQNVAMEVNHAETAFAHPLPEGGEADWALRWFTPVTEVTMCGHATLATAHVLHSTGAHEGPVRFDTLSGVLVATPGADGSITLDFPTAPLTRVEAPEGVAEALGAEPLSAFDTGPNIGDLLLELADEKTVLGLTPDLKALGAHSSRGIIATARAEDPERGYDFVSRCFFPNVGIDEDPVTGSAHTALALYWSERLGRTGLTGLQASRRSGRVRTEVRGDRTLLSGRAVTVIEGELIA
- a CDS encoding darcynin family protein, whose protein sequence is MPVEATKTPVTAFMLVKTTPEWLALTVQERVEAFTTQVVPTIKSRTSGVRSRFYDTEFYSTRVTDIWVWEADDHGAYQLLIDALRETPFWDRYFEVVDLLVGTENGYARTYGVDPVTTINT
- a CDS encoding NAD(P)H-binding protein gives rise to the protein MIVITAPTGNIGSHLLSRLLRSAPAEEGLRVVVRDPARLPDEVRERVEVITGSHGDPEVVDRAFAGADAVFWLVPPDSSLTPEAAYSGFTRPAAQALAAHGVGHVVGVSALGRGTPVADRAGLVTASLAMDDLIASTGVAHRALACPSFFENLLEEADSIRENGVFTDLVDADRRAPMVAVADIAAAAAALLLDRTWTGAGSVPVLGPRDLSPADLARIMTEQLGRPVRYERQSHDDLYAALVGHGLDAAFVQGIVDMKRAKDDGLDDGLDAGVPRTDESSSPTTFEQWCVQVLKPAVLT
- a CDS encoding LysR family transcriptional regulator yields the protein MQLKGGSEPVLDANLAIALDALLAEESVTRAAARLHTSPAAMSRTLGRLRRILGDPLLVRAGQAMVPTPRALALREEAAAVVRRITVLLTPDTAVDPATLNRTFTVQAADLVGAALAPALLELARREAPGVSLRMRAEELEAGPALRDGRIDLEIGSIDHADPETHVEELVSLRMAAAVRPGHPLTRKPLTPARLAAAEHVVVSRRGRFTGPLDTALAEQGLERRVSAVLPSHLAAMTLAAVSDVVCLVPAAPDGAAPSPLTAPASVFGLHLLDIPLPLPPLTIGMAWHPRHAADGAHHWLRTAVRRILRTPGNPA
- a CDS encoding PadR family transcriptional regulator gives rise to the protein MRSHGFERGHGGHGHHGGRGGFEQLRGAFGPFGPGGGGPGFGGPGFGPGPWGPRGRGGPRGRARRGDVRASILALLKDRPMHGYEMIQEIAERSGGAWKPSPGSVYPTLQLLEDEGLIASETEGGKKLFSLTEAGREAAEAGPEAPWEEASRGVDWEALGEIRQAGFGLMEAFGQVWKTGSKDQRDKALTVINDARKKLYLILADED
- a CDS encoding type II toxin-antitoxin system Rv0910 family toxin, translated to MAEVSAEARIEAPAEKVWAQLTDWSAYGQWNATHTSFPSGGPAALEVGGTFQENMKLMGFPAEVEWTIEELEPARVLAIRGKGPMAVTVATRYTLTPDGDAATTVRIDGEFTGAAVSLMAGKLKDSATAALDESLRKLAGLVT